Part of the Pseudomonas sp. P8_241 genome is shown below.
CTGCGCGAAACCGGTTCGGGTACGAGGCTGGCATGCGAGGAGTATTTCAAAGAGAAGCGCGTGCACTTCAACCAGACTCAGGAAGTCTCGTCGGCCGAAGCCCAGCGTGAATGCGTGCTGGCAGGCCTGGGCGTTGCGCTGTTGACGCGCCACGCCCTGAACCTTGAGTTGGCGACCGGCGGGTTGATCGAGTTGCCGGTCGAAGAACTGCCGCTATTGCGCAGCTGGTGCCTGGTGCAGGCCAAGGCGAAACGCCTGTCACCGGTGGCTCACGCCTTCCTTGCATTTATTCGCAGTGAACGTATTCAAATCAGCGCACTGGTTGAGCGTTTCGACGGGAAGTCGAGGGGGATGCCTGCCAGAAGTTGAGCTCCAGCTCGGGGAAGTCGCCGATTTCGGCCAGAAGCTGACGGCGTTCGCAGCGATCTTCGATGGCGCGGCGAAATTCCATGCGACGCTGATCTTCTTGCTGGCGACGGGTTTTGACAGCGCTGTTGCGTTCTTCGTAAGGGGCCATTTCGAGTCTCCCAAGGCGAGTACGGGAGTTTCAAGATAGGCGTGGGGGATGACGGTTTGGCGGCTTGGGCGTTACAGGGAGATGAACATTCATAAGCAAAGATCGCAGCCTTCGGCAGCGCCTACGCAGGAATGTGAAAACCTGTAGGAGCTGCCGCAGGCTGCGATCTTTTGATGTTAGTCGTCCAGCGCTTTGACCGACTTGGGCGACAACCGCAAGCTGCGCAGGCTGCGCTTCACGCTCTTGAGGTGATTGACCAGGCTCGGGCCGCGCGCCATGGCCACGCCCATCGCCAGCACGTCGATCACCACCAGGTGAGCGATACGCGAAGTCAGCGGCGTGTAGATTTCCGTGTCCTCATGCACATCGATTGCCAGGTTGACGGTCGACAGCTCAGCCAACGGTGTCTGGCTTGGGCACAAGGTGATCAACGAAGCGCCGCTTTCGCGCACCAGGTTTGCGGTGATCAACAAATCCTTGGAACGTCCGGACTGGGAAATGCAGATCGCCACGTCGGTAGGCTTGAGCGTTACCGCGGACATCGCTTGCATATGCGGGTCGGAATACGCCGCCGCCGTCAGCAGCAGACGGAAAAATTTGTGCTGGGCGTCCGCCGCGACCGCACCGGAAGCGCCGAAACCGTAGAACTCGACACGCTGAGCCTGGGACATCAAAGTCACGGCCCGCTGCAACTCCAGCGGATCGAGCTTCTCGCGAACTTCCATCAGGGTATGCAACGTCGTGTCGAAGATTTTCAGGCTGTAGTCGGCGACCGAATCATCCTCATGGATCGCAAACTGGCCGAAACTCGCACCTGCCGCCAGGCTTTGGGCCAGCTTCAGCTTCAGGTCCTGAAACCCGGAACAACCGATGGCACGGCAAAAACGCACGATGGTCGGCTCGCTAATGCCCACGCTGTGGGCCAGATCGGCCATGGAACTGTGCATCACGGCCGCAGGATCGAGCAGCACGTGGTCGGCGACCTTGAGCTCCGACTTGCGTAACAGGTGGCGAGACTGGGCGATGTGTTGCAGCAGATTCAAAGGGCTGGACTCTTTATTGTTGGCAGGA
Proteins encoded:
- a CDS encoding PA3496 family putative envelope integrity protein, which produces MAPYEERNSAVKTRRQQEDQRRMEFRRAIEDRCERRQLLAEIGDFPELELNFWQASPSTSRRNAQPVR
- the hexR gene encoding transcriptional regulator HexR, with the translated sequence MNLLQHIAQSRHLLRKSELKVADHVLLDPAAVMHSSMADLAHSVGISEPTIVRFCRAIGCSGFQDLKLKLAQSLAAGASFGQFAIHEDDSVADYSLKIFDTTLHTLMEVREKLDPLELQRAVTLMSQAQRVEFYGFGASGAVAADAQHKFFRLLLTAAAYSDPHMQAMSAVTLKPTDVAICISQSGRSKDLLITANLVRESGASLITLCPSQTPLAELSTVNLAIDVHEDTEIYTPLTSRIAHLVVIDVLAMGVAMARGPSLVNHLKSVKRSLRSLRLSPKSVKALDD